The DNA sequence ATGACGGACCCCTGGATCGCCTGCCTCGAAGTGCCCTTGTTTCCGCTCGCGGCGCGGCTGCGCAGCGAGCCGGAGCTGCGTCAAGAGGCGGTGGCCGTGCTCGAGGGCAACGGCGACCGGGCCCGCGTCGTCGCCGCCACCCGCCGCGCCCGACAGGCCGGCATCACCCCCGGCCTCACCCTGCCCCAGGCCCGCGCTCGCCTCCCCAAGCTGATCGCCCGGGGGCGTGATGCGGAGTGCGAGCGGGCCGCCCGCGAAGCCCTCCTCGAAGCCGCCGACAGCCTCTCACCGCTGATTGAAGAGGGCGGCGAAGGTCGAGTGTTTCTCGACGTCTCGGGCCTCGAGCGCAGCTTCCCGGGAGCCGAGGGCCAGCATCGCCTGGGGGTCGCCCTCGCCGCCGCCGCCGAGGCCGCCGGTCTGCCGGCCCGGGTCGGCCTCGCCGCCAGCAAGCTCGCCGCTCGCGTCGCCGCCGGCCAAGGCAGCTCGCCGACGCTGGTTCCACGGGGCGAGGAGGCCGCTTTTCTCGCCCCCCTGCCCCTTGAGCGCCTGGCTCCCGACGCTCGCCTGGTGGATGCCCTCGAACGCTGGGGAATCTGCTCCGCGGGGGAGCTCGCCCGGCTGCCGGCGGCGGAGATCTCGAGTCGCCTGGGAGAAGAGGCGCGGGATCTCCACGCCCTGGCTCGCGGTCTCGATCCCAGACCCCTGGTGCCCCGCCCACCGCCGCAGCACTTCCGTGAAGGCATCACCCTGGAATGGCCGCTGGTCTCCCTCGAGCCGTTCCTGTTCGTCGGCCGAGCAGCCCTCGAACGGTTGACCGAGCGCCTCGCCAGCCGCGGCTTCTCCTGTCGCCGGCTCGAGCTCTCGCTGACCCTCGAACCGGAGGGCCACGACCTGCGCGCCTTCGATCTGCCGGCCCCGACGCGCGACCTCAAGACTCTGCTCACCCTGGTGCGCCTCTCCCTCGAAGAGCGTCCACCGGGAGCAGCCGTCGAGAGCTTTGCTTTCCTCGCCACGCCGGACCGTGCCCAGGAGGCCCAGCTCACCCTCTTCGGCCCGGCGGCGCTGTCGCCGGATCGCCTCGCCGGCACCCTCGCCCGCCTCTTCGCGCTGCTGGGAGCGGACCGCGTCGGCAGCCCGCAACCGGTCGACAGCCATCGCCCGGAAGCCTGCGCCCTGACCCCCTACCAACCGCCACCACCGCCACCGGAGCGACGCCCGGCACGCCACGGCAAAGGTTTGATGGGGGTGAGATCCCTGCGGCCGGCCCAGGCCCTCGAGATCCTCCTCGACGAGCGCGGCATCCCACAATCGGTCGCTCCCGCAACCGCCGATGACGCCCGGCCACGCCTGCAGGGGGAGATCCGCATCGCCTCCGGCCCCTGGCATCTCGAAGAGGGCTGGTGGAGCCAAGAGGTGGTGACGCGCGACTACTGGGACATCGAGCTCGGCAGCGGCGGGATCTACCGGGTGTACCGCGAGCGCAGCAGCGATGCCTGGTTCGTCGACGGCGTCTACGACTGAATCCCCCGGCGCCGGCGAGACCGCGGCCTCACCGGCTGCTGTCGGCGCAGGCGGGAAGACTCTCGATCTCCGGCCGCGCCGGGAAGTATCTATCGCGCAGATACTCGACCTTGTGCAGGTTCTCGGCATCACGCCAGCTCTCGCAGATGCTGTGCTTGTCGTGC is a window from the Acidobacteriota bacterium genome containing:
- a CDS encoding DNA polymerase Y family protein, which gives rise to MTDPWIACLEVPLFPLAARLRSEPELRQEAVAVLEGNGDRARVVAATRRARQAGITPGLTLPQARARLPKLIARGRDAECERAAREALLEAADSLSPLIEEGGEGRVFLDVSGLERSFPGAEGQHRLGVALAAAAEAAGLPARVGLAASKLAARVAAGQGSSPTLVPRGEEAAFLAPLPLERLAPDARLVDALERWGICSAGELARLPAAEISSRLGEEARDLHALARGLDPRPLVPRPPPQHFREGITLEWPLVSLEPFLFVGRAALERLTERLASRGFSCRRLELSLTLEPEGHDLRAFDLPAPTRDLKTLLTLVRLSLEERPPGAAVESFAFLATPDRAQEAQLTLFGPAALSPDRLAGTLARLFALLGADRVGSPQPVDSHRPEACALTPYQPPPPPPERRPARHGKGLMGVRSLRPAQALEILLDERGIPQSVAPATADDARPRLQGEIRIASGPWHLEEGWWSQEVVTRDYWDIELGSGGIYRVYRERSSDAWFVDGVYD